Proteins from one Ahaetulla prasina isolate Xishuangbanna chromosome 2, ASM2864084v1, whole genome shotgun sequence genomic window:
- the LOC131190959 gene encoding mitochondrial adenyl nucleotide antiporter SLC25A23-like isoform X2, which translates to MWWKQLIAGAMAGAVSRTGTAPLDRLKVFMQVHASKNNSMNVLGGLKGMIYEGGISSLWRGNGVNVLKIAPESAIKFMAYEQIKRAIRGQQETLRVQERFVAGSLAGATAQTIIYPMEVMKTRLALGKTGQYSGVADCARQILQKEGIPAFYKGYLPNMLGIIPYAGIDLAVYETLKNTWLQKYSKNTADPGVLVLLACGTVSSTCGQIASYPLALVRTRMQAQASIEGAPQLTMLGLFRNILSREGVLGLYRGIAPNFMKVIPAVSISYVVYENMKQALGVTSR; encoded by the exons ATGTGGTGGAAACAACTCATAGCTGGAGCTATGGCTGGTGCTGTCTCTAGGACTGGAACTGCACCGTTGGATCGATTGAAAGTTTTCATGCAG GTCCATGCATCAAAGAACAACAGCATGAATGTGCTTGGTGGACTAAAAGGCATGATTTACGAGGGAGGCATAAGCTCGCTCTGGCGGGGCAATGGCGTCAACGTTCTCAAGATTGCACCTGAATCAGCCATCAAGTTCATGGCTTATGAGCAG ATAAAGCGAGCAATTCGTGGCCAACAGGAAACTTTGAGGGTACAGGAGAGATTTGTTGCTGGCTCACTGGCTGGGGCCACAGCACAGACCATAATCTACCCCATGGAG GTCATGAAGACACGATTGGCCCTCGGCAAGACAGGCCAGTACTCAGGTGTGGCAGACTGTGCCAGGCAGATCCTACAGAAGGAAGGAATCCCTGCCTTTTACAAGGGCTACCTACCAAATATGTTGGGCATTATCCCCTATGCTGGTATCGACCTGGCTGTTTATGAG ACACTGAAGAACACCTGGTTACAGAAGTACAGCAAGAATACTGCTGACCCAGGAGTTTTGGTCCTCCTGGCCTGTGGCACCGTCTCCAGTACCTGTGGCCAAATTGCCAGCTATCCCCTAGCCCTGGTGCGAACCCGGATGCAGGCACAAG CATCAATTGAAGGTGCACCACAGCTAACCATGCTGGGTCTCTTTAGAAACATCCTTTCCCGGGAAGGGGTCCTGGGTCTCTACCGTGGCATCGCCCCCAATTTCATGAAGGTTATTCCTGCTGTCAGCATCAGCTATGTCGTGTATGAGAACATGAAGCAGGCTCTGGGAGTAACATCTAGATGA